CACGAGGTTTGCCGCGCGGTTCGTCTCTCCCGAATGGCCTGCCCGAATTCGCAATCTTTTCAGCCGTAACCGGGCCCCGATTACAGTGGCCGCTGGCCCACGGGTAGGCACAAACGGAGTATCCGAACGAATGTCCTTCAATGATCTCGGCCTTTCGGCCGCGCTGGTTCGTGCTGTCACCGATCAGGGGTATACGACCCCCACTCCCGTTCAGGCCCAGGCGATTCCCGCCATCGTCGAGGGGAGCGACCTCATCGGTATCGCTCAGACCGGCACCGGCAAGACCGCTGGTTTCACCCTGCCCATGCTTCACCGGCTCATGGAACATCGCCCGGAAAGCAAGGGCCGGCCGGTGCGCGCGCTCATCCTGACTCCGACCCGTGAGCTGGCGGCGCAGGTCCAGGAGAGCGTGAAGACCTACGGCAACCACCTGCCGCTGAAGTCGGCGACCATCTTCGGCGGCGTCGGCATGCAGCCCCAGATCCAGACCCTGCGCCGCGGCGTGGACATCCTGGTGGCGACCCCCGGGCGGCTGCTGGACCACCTGCGTCAGGGCACGGTGGATCTCTCCCGGGTGGAGACACTGGTACTGGACGAGGCCGACCGCATGCTCGACATGGGCTTCATCCACGACATCCGCAAGGTCATCGCAGCGGTGCCGAAGCAGCGGCAGACACTGCTGTTCTCCGCCACGTTCTCCGACGAGATCCGCAAGCTCGCCGGCGGCATGCTGCGTTCGCCGCAACACGTGGAAGTCGAGCGCAAGGCCAGTGCCGCGGAAATCGTCACGCAGACGGTGCATCCTGTCAGTCGCGGCAACAAGCGCGCCCTGCTGAGCAACCTCATCGGCGAAGGCGGCTGGAAGCAGGTGCTGGTGT
The DNA window shown above is from Aquisalimonas sp. 2447 and carries:
- a CDS encoding DEAD/DEAH box helicase, with the translated sequence MSFNDLGLSAALVRAVTDQGYTTPTPVQAQAIPAIVEGSDLIGIAQTGTGKTAGFTLPMLHRLMEHRPESKGRPVRALILTPTRELAAQVQESVKTYGNHLPLKSATIFGGVGMQPQIQTLRRGVDILVATPGRLLDHLRQGTVDLSRVETLVLDEADRMLDMGFIHDIRKVIAAVPKQRQTLLFSATFSDEIRKLAGGMLRSPQHVEVERKASAAEIVTQTVHPVSRGNKRALLSNLIGEGGWKQVLVFTRTKHGADRLAEQLEKDGFSSSAIHGNKSQGARTRALSQFKQGRVRVLVATDIAARGLDIDQLPHVVNYELPNVAEDYVHRIGRTGRAGNEGKAVSLVCVDELNLLKGIERLLNRNIDKQIIAGFEPDPREKPEPLFKKPKGGGGRRPQGNNGGGGQQGRGRRPSQGQRSAAPGRGGR